A stretch of the Mycolicibacterium celeriflavum genome encodes the following:
- a CDS encoding glycosyltransferase, whose translation MKIAMVSEHASPLAALGGVDAGGQNVHVAELSAALTRRGHHVTVYTRRDDPDLPDRVETPQGYTVVHVPAGPAAQLPKDELLPHMGPFAQFLDAEWAADRPDVAHAHFWMSGIATQLAARHLDLPAVQTFHALGVVKRRHQGVKDTSPPDRLRLEAMVARTATWVAATCTDEVFELMRLGRSRDRISVVPCGVNLDLFSPDGPVAPRSGLHRIVSVGRFVPRKGFDVVVRALPHMPGTELVIVGGPDESGLDSDPEARRLMGLAKELGVADRVRLYGSVARDDMPAILRSADVVACTPWYEPFGIVPLEAMACGVPVVASAVGGMLDTIVHDVTGQLVKPKRPDEVAKAINHLLHDDFLRQSMGAAGRDRARARYSWDRIAADSQRIYDRLVPVRVPHTEPAASLSSG comes from the coding sequence ATGAAGATCGCGATGGTGTCCGAGCATGCCAGCCCACTCGCTGCGCTCGGCGGGGTCGATGCCGGCGGGCAGAACGTACACGTCGCTGAACTGTCGGCGGCACTGACCAGACGCGGCCATCACGTGACCGTATACACCCGCAGGGACGATCCGGATTTGCCCGACCGCGTGGAAACGCCGCAGGGCTACACCGTCGTGCACGTGCCGGCGGGACCGGCTGCGCAGTTACCCAAGGACGAATTACTGCCCCACATGGGCCCGTTCGCGCAGTTCCTCGACGCCGAATGGGCTGCCGACCGGCCGGACGTGGCGCACGCCCATTTCTGGATGTCCGGCATCGCAACACAACTCGCGGCGCGTCACCTCGATCTGCCTGCGGTGCAGACATTTCACGCACTGGGGGTGGTCAAACGTCGCCACCAGGGAGTGAAGGACACCAGTCCGCCGGATCGGCTGCGCTTGGAGGCGATGGTCGCCCGTACCGCCACGTGGGTCGCGGCCACCTGCACCGACGAGGTGTTCGAGCTGATGCGGCTGGGGCGCTCCCGCGACCGGATCTCAGTGGTGCCCTGCGGCGTGAACCTCGACCTGTTCAGCCCCGACGGTCCCGTGGCGCCGCGCAGCGGCCTGCACCGCATCGTCAGCGTCGGCCGGTTCGTCCCGCGCAAGGGTTTCGATGTGGTCGTCCGCGCGCTCCCGCATATGCCCGGCACCGAACTGGTGATCGTCGGCGGGCCGGACGAGTCGGGGCTCGACTCCGATCCCGAAGCGCGCCGATTGATGGGCTTGGCAAAGGAATTGGGCGTCGCCGACCGGGTGCGGCTGTACGGCTCGGTCGCCCGCGACGACATGCCCGCGATTCTGCGCTCGGCCGACGTGGTGGCCTGCACTCCGTGGTACGAGCCGTTCGGCATCGTGCCGTTGGAGGCGATGGCGTGCGGTGTGCCGGTGGTGGCCTCAGCGGTCGGCGGAATGCTCGACACCATCGTGCACGACGTCACCGGGCAGCTGGTCAAACCCAAGCGGCCCGACGAGGTCGCCAAGGCCATCAACCATCTGCTGCACGACGACTTCCTGCGGCAGAGCATGGGAGCCGCCGGGCGTGACCGCGCCCGGGCGCGCTACTCATGGGACCGGATCGCCGCCGACAGCCAGCGGATCTACGACCGGCTGGTACCGGTGCGGGTCCCGCACACCGAACCGGCGGCCAGTCTGTCGTCCGGATGA
- a CDS encoding glycosyltransferase, giving the protein MSILQAPRSVLLWHVHGSWTESLVSGGHRYLIPVNPERDANGRGLCGRNWPRAQEVSSDALRDEPVDVVVLQRPEEIDLAARWLGRRPGVDVPAVYVEHNAPRPFAVDSVHPVADRADIPIVHVTDFNRLMWNNGVAPTRVITHGIADPGLLYSGEISAAAAMINEPCRRWRTVGADLLTVFGDHVPIDVWGIDTDVLSECITSTRVKGRGDLPSARLLPEVARRRVFLHTARWTSLGLSMIEAMFLGMPVVAVASTMAPLVVPPEAGVVSADLDTLTRALESFIADGAAASAAGKAARDFAKARFGLERFLAEWDDLVDECCR; this is encoded by the coding sequence ATGTCGATCCTGCAGGCTCCGCGTTCGGTGCTGCTCTGGCATGTGCACGGGTCCTGGACGGAGTCCCTGGTTTCAGGTGGCCACCGCTATCTGATACCGGTGAACCCCGAGAGAGATGCGAACGGCCGCGGTCTGTGCGGTCGGAATTGGCCACGTGCGCAGGAGGTTTCGTCAGACGCCTTGCGCGACGAGCCGGTCGACGTGGTGGTGTTGCAGCGCCCGGAGGAAATCGACCTCGCGGCCCGATGGCTCGGACGTCGCCCTGGTGTCGACGTGCCCGCCGTTTACGTCGAGCACAACGCACCGCGACCGTTCGCGGTGGACAGCGTGCACCCGGTTGCCGACCGCGCCGACATCCCGATCGTGCACGTGACCGACTTCAACCGGCTGATGTGGAACAACGGCGTCGCACCGACCCGCGTCATCACCCACGGGATCGCCGACCCGGGTTTGCTCTACAGCGGGGAGATCTCGGCCGCAGCCGCGATGATCAACGAGCCGTGCCGCCGCTGGCGCACGGTCGGCGCCGATTTGCTGACGGTCTTCGGCGACCACGTCCCTATCGACGTGTGGGGCATCGACACCGATGTGCTGAGCGAATGCATCACCAGCACCCGGGTGAAGGGTCGAGGCGACTTGCCCAGCGCGCGGTTGCTGCCCGAAGTGGCGCGCCGCCGGGTATTCCTGCACACCGCCCGATGGACGTCCCTGGGCCTCTCGATGATCGAGGCGATGTTCCTGGGGATGCCGGTGGTGGCCGTGGCATCAACGATGGCGCCGCTTGTGGTGCCGCCCGAGGCCGGCGTGGTGAGCGCCGACCTCGACACCCTCACCCGCGCATTGGAGAGCTTCATCGCAGACGGTGCGGCCGCCTCGGCGGCCGGGAAGGCGGCGCGCGACTTCGCGAAGGCCCGGTTCGGTCTCGAACGGTTCCTCGCGGAATGGGACGACCTCGTCGACGAGTGCTGCCGATGA
- a CDS encoding Nramp family divalent metal transporter, which produces MKKVLAVGLGILTAIGGFVDIGDLVTNAVVGSRFGLALAWVVVVGVVGICLYANMAGRVAAVSGRATFEIIRERLGPRTAAANLVASFFITLMTLTAEIGGVALALQLATDVGPMMWFPVAAFAVWVVVWRVKFSIMENVAGILGLFLIVFVVSVFLLQPDWGQLIDQVASPAVPEEESAATYWYFAIALFGAAMTPYEVFFFSSGAVEGHWTTRDLTTARLNVLVGFPLGGLLSLGIAASAAIVLLPQQIEVASLSQTVMPVVAAGGKLALAFVLVGIVAATFGAALETALSSGYIIAQFLGWPWGKFRRPAEAARFHVVIFVAIVAGTAVLFTGIDPIMVTEYSVVFSAIALPLTYLPILIVANDSQYMGERVNGKVTNMFASVYLVIILVAALAAIPLMIVTGAGQ; this is translated from the coding sequence ATGAAGAAGGTCTTGGCGGTCGGACTCGGAATCCTCACCGCAATAGGCGGATTCGTCGACATCGGGGATCTTGTCACCAACGCCGTGGTGGGGTCGCGATTCGGGCTGGCGCTGGCGTGGGTGGTGGTCGTCGGCGTGGTCGGCATCTGCCTGTATGCAAACATGGCGGGCAGGGTGGCCGCGGTCAGCGGTCGCGCGACCTTCGAGATCATCCGTGAGCGGTTGGGTCCACGCACCGCAGCGGCCAACCTGGTGGCGTCCTTCTTCATCACGCTCATGACGCTTACCGCTGAGATCGGCGGCGTCGCGCTGGCACTGCAGTTGGCCACCGATGTGGGTCCGATGATGTGGTTTCCGGTCGCCGCATTCGCGGTCTGGGTCGTGGTGTGGCGGGTCAAGTTCTCGATAATGGAGAACGTCGCCGGCATACTGGGCTTGTTCCTCATCGTCTTCGTGGTGAGTGTGTTTCTGCTGCAACCCGATTGGGGTCAACTTATCGATCAAGTCGCGTCACCGGCCGTTCCGGAGGAGGAGTCCGCGGCCACCTACTGGTACTTCGCGATCGCGTTGTTCGGGGCCGCGATGACACCGTACGAGGTGTTCTTCTTCTCCTCCGGTGCCGTCGAAGGGCATTGGACAACACGGGATTTGACGACGGCGCGGCTCAACGTGCTGGTCGGATTCCCGTTGGGCGGCCTGCTTTCACTCGGCATCGCCGCCTCGGCCGCGATCGTCCTGCTACCCCAGCAGATCGAGGTGGCGTCGTTGTCGCAGACCGTCATGCCGGTCGTCGCCGCCGGCGGTAAACTGGCCCTCGCGTTCGTGCTCGTGGGCATCGTGGCGGCGACGTTCGGTGCGGCGCTTGAGACGGCGCTATCCAGCGGCTACATCATCGCGCAATTTCTCGGATGGCCGTGGGGCAAGTTCCGTCGTCCCGCCGAGGCCGCCCGGTTTCACGTCGTGATCTTCGTCGCTATCGTCGCGGGTACGGCCGTGCTGTTCACCGGCATCGACCCGATCATGGTCACCGAGTATTCGGTCGTCTTCTCGGCGATCGCACTGCCCTTGACCTATCTGCCAATCCTGATCGTGGCCAACGACTCTCAATACATGGGCGAGCGCGTCAACGGGAAGGTGACCAACATGTTCGCCTCGGTCTACCTCGTGATCATCCTGGTGGCCGCATTGGCGGCGATCCCGTTGATGATCGTGACGGGAGCGGGACAATGA
- a CDS encoding PRC-barrel domain-containing protein, giving the protein MQLSSLLGLRVVDAGSHPVGTVVDVRLVTTGDPADDPPAPRVLGLVVSPKTRSSYLGFERSGATAPAMLARLARWRHRGTFLAAWEDVARVGPDTVRLRPRYRCYSAALRAPTGRHV; this is encoded by the coding sequence ATGCAGCTGAGTAGCCTGTTGGGCCTGCGCGTCGTCGACGCCGGCTCGCATCCGGTCGGCACCGTGGTCGACGTCCGCCTGGTCACGACCGGCGACCCCGCTGATGACCCGCCCGCCCCGCGAGTCCTCGGGCTTGTCGTCAGCCCCAAGACCCGGTCGTCGTATCTGGGCTTCGAGCGATCCGGCGCCACTGCCCCGGCGATGCTGGCCAGGCTCGCCCGATGGCGACATCGCGGCACCTTCCTCGCAGCGTGGGAGGACGTCGCGCGGGTGGGCCCCGATACCGTCCGGCTGAGGCCCCGCTACCGCTGCTATTCGGCCGCCCTCCGCGCCCCCACCGGCCGACACGTTTAG
- the mbp1 gene encoding microaggregate-binding protein 1, with the protein MTEKNSGPEEGIKGVVEDVKGKAKETVGTVTGRDDMVREGKAQQDKADAQQDAARKEAEAESARAGAKSAEKRQESEQ; encoded by the coding sequence ATGACCGAGAAGAACAGTGGCCCTGAAGAAGGCATCAAGGGCGTCGTCGAGGACGTCAAGGGCAAAGCCAAAGAAACGGTCGGCACCGTAACCGGTCGTGACGACATGGTCCGTGAAGGCAAGGCTCAGCAAGACAAGGCCGACGCCCAGCAGGACGCCGCACGGAAGGAAGCCGAGGCGGAATCGGCGCGGGCCGGCGCCAAATCTGCCGAGAAGCGTCAGGAATCCGAACAGTAA
- a CDS encoding histidine phosphatase family protein, whose amino-acid sequence MWRLLGITMTALALLAAAAIPAAAAELMRVTFVRHGESAGNASGLIDTSTPGPILTAKGQQQAQAVVGTLGVNNYDAIYSSTMVRTQLTAGPMSQYLRLPIQVLPGLQEIEAGIFEGTPEADAANGYARFPLAWAFQGNRDLRIPGSINGHEFDARVDGALETIYDNGDRNPVVFSHGGTIMFWTMMNVQNLTLEQKIELLRTAHLDNTDYVVVEGNPEDGWTLVNWNGQQFAPEPTLAAEVQLQTRTLTRQLAAATQEVLNAFATGNVATIVGAIGRAIDNAAYSIGKYTRAVAAKIADDLNNLVTPPAPAPSEGAEVTSTTDVSASADTMDAATTARTMSPSGEADASDEVGDTDRATSAASNRQAAETPAAAQLAEVSAAEKTSEEEGGTGNVTQSDGETDLTARQSDASTEDGSHESETSEKDAGDTGTEADSDTSDTKSGTSSTRSDANTSTTKSGTSTTRSGTSTTKSGTSSTKSGTATSSTKSGTATSSTKSGTKAGTANGGGAGSGDDDGGQQSDAA is encoded by the coding sequence GTGTGGCGCCTTCTGGGCATCACGATGACCGCACTGGCGCTTCTGGCAGCCGCAGCGATCCCGGCCGCGGCGGCCGAGTTGATGAGGGTGACGTTCGTGCGTCATGGCGAATCCGCCGGTAACGCCTCCGGTCTGATCGACACGTCGACACCGGGCCCCATTCTGACTGCCAAGGGACAGCAGCAAGCCCAAGCCGTGGTCGGCACGTTGGGCGTCAACAATTACGACGCCATCTACTCCTCCACAATGGTGCGGACACAGTTGACGGCGGGGCCCATGTCGCAATACCTGCGACTGCCCATCCAGGTGTTACCCGGCCTCCAGGAAATCGAGGCGGGTATCTTCGAGGGCACACCGGAGGCTGACGCCGCAAACGGATACGCGAGGTTTCCGCTTGCCTGGGCCTTCCAGGGCAACCGAGACCTTCGGATCCCAGGTTCGATCAACGGGCACGAGTTCGACGCCAGGGTGGACGGGGCGCTCGAGACCATCTACGACAACGGTGACCGTAATCCCGTGGTGTTCTCCCACGGCGGCACCATCATGTTCTGGACGATGATGAACGTCCAGAACCTCACCTTGGAGCAGAAGATCGAGCTGCTGCGAACCGCCCACTTGGACAACACCGATTACGTTGTCGTCGAAGGCAACCCCGAAGATGGCTGGACGTTGGTGAACTGGAATGGCCAGCAGTTCGCCCCCGAGCCCACGTTGGCCGCCGAGGTACAACTCCAGACGCGGACGCTGACCCGGCAACTCGCCGCGGCCACGCAGGAGGTCTTGAACGCATTCGCCACGGGCAACGTCGCGACGATCGTGGGCGCGATCGGTCGGGCAATCGACAATGCGGCCTACTCGATTGGTAAGTACACCCGCGCGGTAGCCGCCAAGATCGCCGACGATCTGAACAACCTCGTCACGCCGCCCGCCCCGGCACCGTCAGAAGGTGCGGAGGTCACGTCGACCACCGACGTCTCGGCCAGCGCCGACACGATGGACGCCGCCACCACAGCGAGGACCATGTCGCCTAGCGGCGAGGCCGACGCATCCGACGAGGTCGGCGATACCGACCGAGCCACAAGTGCGGCTTCGAACCGGCAGGCAGCCGAAACGCCGGCAGCAGCGCAACTGGCTGAGGTCTCGGCCGCCGAGAAGACCTCCGAGGAGGAAGGCGGCACGGGGAACGTGACGCAATCCGACGGTGAAACCGATCTGACTGCACGTCAGTCGGACGCCTCGACCGAGGATGGCAGCCACGAGAGCGAAACCTCTGAGAAGGATGCCGGCGATACGGGCACTGAGGCTGACTCCGACACGTCGGACACCAAGTCGGGCACATCCAGCACCAGGTCTGACGCCAACACATCAACCACCAAGTCCGGCACATCAACCACCAGGTCTGGTACGTCAACCACCAAATCAGGGACGTCAAGCACCAAGTCAGGCACCGCGACGTCAAGCACCAAGTCAGGCACCGCGACGTCAAGCACCAAGTCAGGCACCAAGGCTGGCACCGCCAACGGTGGAGGTGCTGGCAGCGGCGACGACGACGGCGGCCAGCAGAGCGACGCCGCGTGA
- a CDS encoding IclR family transcriptional regulator, with protein MPRTASSNSSDAPTSMVARVALIINSFDQAGKHMSLDEVVTDTGLPRSSAHRILTQLHIAGLLTHGPGGYRLASSSLPLTRMTDHSQLRGVASGVLERLHADTALVVHLGALLSADVVYLDKVGGSGGVAVPTRVTGRTPAHASALGKAMLAKLPAEEVDATLAGPLRKCTPATIADLPTLHQELALIRSRHGLAYDVGELAVGLSSIAAPIEMGGGELAGLSLTGATPARWLKRMAPFLTRAARGISERLGATTAATAHADNSMTVTDDMLSRVLRTLSSDDWV; from the coding sequence GTGCCGCGGACGGCGAGCAGCAACTCCTCTGACGCGCCGACGTCGATGGTGGCCCGAGTCGCGCTGATCATCAATTCGTTCGACCAAGCCGGCAAGCATATGAGCCTCGACGAAGTGGTCACCGATACCGGACTACCCCGGTCCTCGGCTCACCGAATACTCACCCAACTGCATATCGCCGGCCTGCTCACGCACGGGCCAGGCGGATATCGGCTCGCATCTTCCTCCCTCCCCTTGACCCGCATGACCGACCATTCACAGCTACGCGGCGTGGCCTCTGGCGTGCTGGAGCGGCTCCATGCCGACACTGCACTGGTGGTACATCTCGGAGCACTGCTTTCAGCGGATGTCGTTTACCTTGACAAGGTCGGCGGCAGTGGCGGTGTCGCGGTGCCGACCCGCGTCACCGGTCGCACGCCGGCACATGCGAGCGCCTTGGGCAAGGCGATGCTCGCGAAGTTGCCGGCCGAGGAAGTAGACGCAACGCTGGCCGGTCCGCTTCGCAAGTGCACTCCGGCGACCATCGCCGACCTTCCCACCTTGCATCAGGAGCTGGCACTGATCCGATCCCGCCATGGGTTGGCTTACGACGTCGGGGAACTCGCGGTCGGCCTGTCCAGTATCGCGGCGCCGATCGAGATGGGAGGCGGCGAGTTGGCGGGTCTGTCACTCACCGGCGCAACGCCGGCACGATGGCTGAAGCGGATGGCCCCGTTCCTCACCCGCGCCGCGCGTGGAATATCGGAGCGCCTCGGCGCCACAACGGCCGCAACGGCACACGCGGACAACTCCATGACTGTCACGGACGACATGCTCTCCCGGGTACTTCGCACATTGTCGTCCGACGACTGGGTGTGA
- a CDS encoding acyl-CoA dehydrogenase family protein translates to MTQTSAQSVLSSVRALLPEITAAAADVDRAGAVNTQTVARLHDAGYFSLLQPEAFGGLGAEPDDYLTATRELSSACMSTGWLAGWLAVNSWGLSVRDERVLQDIWGSDRRTLLCSSYAPTGRLESVSGGFRLSGRWTRCTGARHASWLSAAALRVGPDGAAQDFMAVLVPRTDYAVEPTWKGLGLRGIGADDVVISGAFVPGYRAFSWLNFDPNVTVTPLDRLPQPTLYTLAGTIPLLGAAQRMLAARQPDAGTPLGPIAMANADVELSVLQIRRNMAELMECVRAGGVPDAELVLRARRDQVMASERAVGAIRAVMQDPGPGIEEELMERLWRDAHTARTHVSSNVEQVLSVAGRFAVGLNVDDLIW, encoded by the coding sequence GTGACGCAGACATCCGCGCAGTCGGTCTTGAGTTCGGTCAGAGCTTTACTTCCCGAGATCACGGCCGCTGCGGCCGACGTCGACCGAGCCGGCGCAGTGAACACGCAGACGGTCGCGCGCCTGCACGACGCGGGGTACTTTTCCCTGCTGCAGCCCGAGGCGTTCGGCGGACTTGGAGCCGAGCCCGACGACTACCTGACCGCGACCCGCGAGCTCTCGTCGGCGTGCATGTCCACAGGCTGGCTGGCTGGGTGGCTCGCGGTCAACAGCTGGGGACTCTCCGTGCGCGACGAGCGGGTCCTGCAGGACATCTGGGGATCTGATCGACGCACGCTGTTGTGTTCGTCGTACGCTCCGACTGGACGGCTGGAGTCCGTTTCGGGGGGCTTTCGACTGTCGGGTCGATGGACCCGGTGCACGGGAGCCCGCCACGCGTCATGGCTGAGCGCTGCGGCATTACGGGTCGGACCGGATGGTGCCGCTCAGGATTTCATGGCGGTGCTGGTGCCGCGGACGGACTATGCTGTCGAGCCGACGTGGAAAGGGTTGGGACTCCGCGGAATCGGCGCAGACGATGTCGTCATCTCCGGAGCGTTCGTGCCCGGGTATCGCGCCTTCAGCTGGCTGAATTTCGATCCGAACGTGACAGTCACGCCGCTGGACCGCCTTCCGCAGCCGACGCTGTACACCTTGGCCGGAACCATTCCGCTGTTGGGCGCTGCGCAACGCATGCTGGCGGCACGCCAGCCTGATGCGGGGACGCCGCTGGGGCCGATCGCCATGGCGAACGCCGATGTTGAGTTGTCGGTGCTTCAGATCCGGCGCAACATGGCCGAGCTCATGGAATGCGTTCGCGCAGGCGGTGTCCCGGACGCCGAGTTGGTGCTTCGCGCGCGCCGGGATCAGGTGATGGCCTCCGAGCGCGCGGTGGGCGCGATCCGTGCGGTCATGCAGGACCCGGGGCCAGGCATCGAAGAGGAACTGATGGAACGGCTATGGCGCGATGCACACACGGCCCGGACACATGTCTCGAGCAATGTCGAGCAGGTGCTGTCGGTGGCGGGTCGTTTTGCGGTGGGCCTCAACGTCGATGACCTCATCTGGTGA
- a CDS encoding acyl-CoA dehydrogenase family protein: protein MGEPIAAHPALRGILDQLATESGAVPLRASLAGLALRPVRYGGLGKQPDELISEIYELSAFDGSLGWLAAMFNAAADEVARLPEPAADVVWRCAPDALIVSGYRGEGVLSTDRRLTGHWESVIGARYADWLLLSADNGAACRVLLPRSAARIEPGDHSDLRTAGVSDVTVSGVTVDETQVFIADPASVIAEAGAAAAVVGSADGAWRQHVDQVRARLSTSHGGDEVSDASCAQVAWAASDIDAAKLQITASLQLSDTAARRRAHQQAVARARGAADRVLASSRHALDAADPVTRMWRDVQAGGRLAVRLFERRHPADDSTEYPNFS from the coding sequence ATGGGTGAGCCGATCGCCGCACACCCGGCCCTGCGCGGAATTCTCGACCAATTGGCAACCGAATCAGGCGCGGTGCCGCTGCGTGCTTCGCTAGCCGGTCTGGCACTCCGACCGGTCCGATACGGCGGGCTTGGGAAGCAACCCGACGAACTCATCTCGGAAATCTACGAGCTCTCTGCATTCGACGGGTCGCTGGGCTGGCTCGCCGCGATGTTCAACGCCGCCGCCGACGAAGTGGCGAGGCTGCCCGAGCCGGCGGCGGACGTGGTGTGGCGTTGCGCCCCGGATGCCTTGATTGTGAGCGGTTACCGAGGCGAGGGAGTTCTGTCGACCGATCGGCGACTGACCGGGCATTGGGAGTCCGTCATCGGAGCCCGATATGCGGACTGGTTGCTGCTTTCCGCGGACAACGGCGCTGCCTGTCGCGTTCTGCTGCCGCGCAGCGCTGCGCGCATCGAACCGGGCGACCACTCCGATCTGCGCACAGCCGGCGTCAGTGACGTGACTGTCTCCGGTGTGACGGTCGACGAAACGCAGGTCTTCATTGCCGATCCCGCCTCGGTGATCGCCGAAGCCGGCGCAGCAGCCGCTGTCGTGGGTTCGGCCGACGGTGCCTGGCGACAACACGTGGACCAGGTGCGGGCGCGGCTGTCCACCTCGCACGGCGGTGACGAGGTCAGCGACGCCTCATGTGCGCAGGTCGCCTGGGCCGCGTCCGACATCGACGCCGCCAAGCTCCAGATAACCGCATCCCTCCAGCTGTCGGATACAGCCGCTCGCCGGCGGGCTCACCAACAAGCCGTCGCGCGGGCGCGGGGAGCGGCCGACCGGGTGCTCGCAAGCAGCCGACATGCCCTCGATGCGGCAGATCCGGTGACCCGGATGTGGCGCGACGTGCAGGCGGGCGGCCGGCTGGCTGTTCGGCTGTTCGAACGCAGGCATCCGGCCGACGACTCCACTGAGTATCCGAACTTCAGCTGA